One genomic region from Osmerus mordax isolate fOsmMor3 chromosome 4, fOsmMor3.pri, whole genome shotgun sequence encodes:
- the LOC136942616 gene encoding alpha-parvin-like: MASPSSPKSPSSPKSPTPKSPSSRKKDDSFLGKLGGTLVRRKKAKEVSELQEEGINAINLPLSPSQYELDPEDTMLEENEARTMVDPNSKNDPKLQELMKVLIDWINDVLVGERIIVKDLAEDLYDGQILQKLFENLEGEKLNVAEVTQSEIAQKQKLQTVLERINETLKLSSRSIRWNVDSVHAKSIVAILHLLVALAQHFRAPIRLPDHVSIQVVVVQKREGILQSHQIQEEITGNTEALSGRHERDAFDTLFDHAPDKLSVVKKTLITFVNKHLNKLNLEVSELDTQFADGVYLVLLMGLLEGYFVPLYNFFLTPENFDQKVHNVSFSFELMQDGGLEKPKPRPEDIVNCDLKSTLRVLYNLFTRYRNVD, translated from the exons ATGGCTTCACCGTCCTCTCCTAAATCGCCGTCCTCTCCCAAATCTCCAACTCCGAAATCCCCTTCTTCTCGAAAGAAAGATGATTCGTTCCTGGGAAAACTTGGTGGAACTTTGGTGAGAAGGAAAAAAGCCAAAGAAG TATCTGAGCTCCAGGAAGAAGGGATCAACGCGATCAACCTGCCTCTGAGCCCGTCCCAGTATGAGCTGGACCCAGAGGACACCATGCTGG agGAGAACGAGGCCAGGACCATGGTGGACCCAAACTCAAAGAATGACCCAAAGCTTCAAGAGCTGATGAAG GTCCTGATCGACTGGATCAATGATGtactggtgggagagaggatcATTGTGAAAGACTTGGCAGAGGACCTGTACGACGGCCAAATCCTGCAGAAACTCTTtg AGAACCTGGAGGGGGAGAAGCTGAACGTTGCCGAGGTAACGCAGTCCGAGATCGCCCAGAAGCAGAAGCTGCAGACCGTTCTAGAACGCATCAACGAAACCCTGAAACTGTCCTCCCGGAGCATCCGCTGGAACGTGGACT CTGTTCATGCTAAAAGCATCGTGGCCATCCTCCACCTGTTGGTGGCGCTGGCGCAGCATTTCCGAGCCCCGATCCGACTGCCCGATCATGTCTCCATCCAGGTGGTGGTGGTTCAG AAACGCGAAGGGATCCTGCAGTCTCACCAGATCCAGGAGGAGATCACCGGGAACACTGA AGCTCTTTCAGGGAGACATG AAAGAGACGCTTTTGACACACTCTTCGACCATGCTCCTGACAAGCTCAGTGTTGTGAAGAAG ACTCTCATCACCTTTGTGAACAAACACTTGAACAAGCTCAACCTGGAGGTATCTGAACTAGACACTCAG TTTGCAGATGGAGTCTACCTGGTGCTGTTGATGGGGTTACTGGAGGGGTATTTTGTTCCTTTGTACAACTTTTTCCTCACGCCAGAGAACTTTGACCAAAAG GTACATAACGTGTCCTTCTCTTTCGAACTGATGCAAGATGGCGGTCTGGAGAAACCTAAGCCCAGACCGGAAG ATATAGTGAACTGTGATCTGAAGTCGACACTGAGGGTTCTCTACAACCTCTTTACCCGATACAGAAATGTCGACTGA